The Streptomyces venezuelae genomic interval TTTCGTCTCGCCGATCGACCACTACGCGTCCTGCCCGACGCCGCTGGCGGCCACCCGCGTCGCCGTGGACGAGCTGGGGACGGCCCCGCTGTCCCGGTTCGCCGCCGCCCACGGCGCCCACACCGACCCGACGGGAGGGAGTCCGCGTGGTGTACACGCGTAAGAACCAGCGTGACCTGACCGGCGCCGAGCGCCGTAAGTTCGTCGCCGCCGTCCTGGAGCTCAAGCGGACCGGCGCGTACGACGAGTTCGTCCGCACCCACATCGACCACTACACGGCCGACGGGGAAGGGCGGCTCAGGACCGCCCACATGGCGCCGAGCTTCCTGCCCTGGCACCGCAGGTTCCTGCTGGAGTTCGAGAAGGCCCTGCGCCGGATCGACGGCACGGTCTCCGTCCCGTACTGGGACTGGACCCGGGACAACAGCCCGGCCTCCTCGATCTGGGGCGAGGACTTCATGGGCGGCAACGGCCGCCGGGCCGACCTCCAGGTGATGACGGGCCCCTTCGCCCACTCCTCGGGGCGGTGGAACGTGACGCATGCGATGTCCGAGACCCGCTTCCTGACCAGGGACTTCGGCCGGCCCCGCGACCCGGTCGCGCTCCCGACGCAGGCCCAGCTCGACGAGGTGATGCGGGAGCGGGTGTACGACGTGGCGCCCTGGAACTCGACGAGCGCCTCCGGCTTCCGCAACCGGCTGGAGGGCTGGGCCTCGGGTCAGGGCAACGAGCGGTTCCGGATCCACAACCGGGTGCACCGCTGGGTCGGCGGACTGATGCTCGGCGGCGGCTCCGTCAACGACCCGGTCTTCTGGCTCCACCACTCCTTCGTCGACCTGGTGTGGTCGCGGTGGCAGCAGCGGAACCCCGGAGCCGCGTACCTGCCCGCGGAGCCGCCGCCGCTGGGGGACGCGCAGTACCGCAAGGTCATCTCCCGGCACCAGCCGATGGAGCCCTGGGGGGTCACCCCGGCGGAGCTGTTCGACCACAGCCGGATCTACCGGTACGCCTGACCGCACACACATGTGTCCCCCCGGCCGAGCGGGCCGGGGGGACACATGGGGTGGAGCAGGGGGATCAGCCGCCGTAGCCGCCGTCACCGTGGCCGTGGCCGTCGGCGTTGATGCAGGTGTTGCCGAAGGCCGGGTTGAGCAGGCCGATGACGTTGACGGTGTTGCCGCAGAGGTTGACCGGGACGTGGACCGGGACCTGGACGACATTGCCGGAAGCGACACCGGGCGAGTGGGCGGCGACGGCCTCGGCGCCCGAGTCGGCGACGGCCAGGCCGGCTCCGCTGAGGGCCACGGCACCCGTGCCGGCAAGAACAGCGGCAGCCTTCGCGATGCGAGACATCAAGAACTCCTTGGACGTGGAAAGCGACCGCAGGAATCACGGCCGACTCCCCTTCAACGCCCGTCACGGAGACTGGTCACGGTCATTGCGCCGAACGGTACGAAAGAAATCCGAAAAGATCCGGAAAGAGAATGGCCCGTGGACCGGAGGCGCCCGCCGCCGGATACGACGGGACGGGCCTGGGTCCACGGGCCGCGGCCATGCGACGAGCCTTCACTTGTAACGATCAACGACCCCTGGGGTGGCGGGGAAGAATCGTGTCTTCACTCGCGCGGGGGGCACGTTGCGTCAGTGCGAGGTCGGCACCAGTCCCAGCTGCGGGTCGAGGGCTCCGCTGAGCACGGGGGTGAGGACGCCGACCTGAGGCTTCGCCAGCTCGGGGAGCCCGGCGAGCCCGTTTCCGCGCGGAGCCTCCACCGGGTTGCCGACGACGGCGCCGGGGGTGGCCGCCTTCATCTCCGAGTGCGGGCTGCTGAGGAGGGCGCGGCCGAGGTCGCTTCCGTCCAGGAGCTCGGGCAGCGGCGCGTCCACCACGGTCTTCGGGAGGGTGCTCGTGAGCGGCACGCTGGGCACGGCGAGGTCCGGCAGGGAGCCGAGGCCCTTCTGGAAGCCGGTGGGCGCGCCGGGCACCGGGACGGGCACACCGGTGGCGACCGTGGGGGCGTCCATCGGGAGCACCGGTTCCAGGCCCTGGAGCGGGACGATCACGGGTGCCTCGACGGCTGCGGCCGGGGTGGCCAGGGCGGCGGAGGCGAGTGCGGTCATGAGGATTCCCATGCCGGCGTGAGAGCGCAGAGTCATGCTCTGTAGAACGAGGCGTTCGGGGGAAACGTGGCGGAATACCCCCGTGTGCAGCAACGCCCGAGGCCCTCACCGGTGAAGGCGAGGGCCTCGCTTGACGTTCCGTCAGTCCGCGGCGTCAGTGACGGCGGGAGATCCGTCCGCCCCGGAGGTAGACGACGGTGCCGCCGATGATCAGCGCCGCGCTGATGGCGGCCGCGCCCATGAGCGCGGAGTCACCTCCGGTGTCGGGGAGTTCGGGCGGGGTGGTCGTCGGAGGCCCAGTCGTCGGGGGCTCCGTGGTCGGGGGCTCCGTCGTCGGAGGCTCCGTGGTCGGGGGCTCCGTCGTCGGAGGCTCCGTGGTCGGGGGCTCCGTGGTCGGAGGCTCCGTCGTCGGGGGCTCCGTGGTCGGAGGCTCCGTCGTCGGGGGCTCCGTGGTCGGGGGCTCCGTGGTCGGGGCTCCGTGGTCGGGGGCTCCGTCGTCGGGGGCTCCGTCGTCGGAGGCTCCGTCGTCGGAGGCTCCGTCGTCGGGGGCTCCGTCGTCGGAGGCTCCGTGGTCGGGGGCTCCGTGGTCGGAGGCTCCGTCGTCGGAGGCTCCGTGGTCGGAGGCTCCGTGGTCGGGGGCTCCGTCGTCGGAGGCTCCGTGGTCGGCGGCTCCGTGGTCGGCGGCTCCGTGGTCGGCGGCTCCGTGGTCGGCGGCTCCGTGTGCGGGGGCTCCGTCGTCGGCGGCTCCGTGTGCGGGGGTTCCGTCGTCGGGGGGTGGGTCGGCTCACCGGGCTCGTCGCCGTAGCCGCCGGGTTCCCCCGCCTGGGCGCAGAGGTCACCGACGGCTGCCGCGATGAAGTCGCCGAGCTCCCCACCCTTGCCGCAGACGTCCGCGGGCAGGGGGGCCTGGACCTGGCCCGCCGCGCCGGGACCGGGGGAATCGCCCGTACCGGCCTGGGAGTTGGAAGCCAGGGCGAATCCGCCGGTCAGCGACAGAATGCCGGTCGCTGCCGCTGCGGTGAGTACTTTCCTGCTGATGATGGACCGCATACCGCTCTTCCTCTGGAGAAAGGGAGAGACCGGCGAGGATCCCCCCTCGCTCCGACCGGCCAGTCCACGCCGACGTTCGCGTGGGATGGACCAGACAGTAGGGAGCGGTGCCCCACGAGGAGTGGGCTCGACACGGCGGCCGATCAGAAAATCATTCGATCAGCCGCCGAGCGGCGTAGCGATCGGCAGACCGCCGAGCATTGCGGAGCCACCCTTGCCGGCCTCGTTGAGCTGGCCCACGGTGTCCGTGACGGTCTTCACCGGCGAGCCCTCCGTCGTGCTGCTGAGCACATCCGTCTTCAGGCCGTTGGCGGCGATCGCGTCCAGCCCACCGTTCAGGCTGGTGGGGGTCAGCGCCTCCGTGGCCATGGCGGGCGCTGCGGCACCCAGCGCCACGAGCGAACCGGCGACGATCGCGGCGACCTTGGTGGACTTCATGGGGAGAATCCTTCCTCTGTTCTTTCAAGTCACGTTCCATACAGGCTTCTTGGCCGAATCCTGTATGTTGTTCTGCCTTCTGTAACGAGAGGTGCGCTCCCCGGAAACTCCGGGGGGAAGGATTTCTCGACACTGCACCCGATCGATGTCGACCGGTGCTATTTGTCGCGCGCGAAGGCCCGTACCGGTCGGTGGGACACCAGGCCGGTACGGGCCTCTGCGGGGACTACCTGACGGGCAGCGGGGGCTTGACCGGCAGTTCGGGGAGCGACACCGGCGGCTTCACGGGCGCGTCGACCGGCAGTTCGGGCGGGTCGACGGGCAGCTCCGGCGGGTCGACCGGAAGCTCCGGCACGGCGACCGGGAGCGCCGGGAGCGCGGGCAGACCAGCCAGGTCGGGCGCGGGCAGACCGCTGCCGAGCACGGTGGCGACGGCCAGGTTGACCAGCGAGGTCAGGGTCGCGGTCACCTGCGGTACGACCCCGGCGGCGTCGCCCGAGGTCACGGCGGCGAGCAGACCGGCGACGGCCTTCTCGACGGTGGCGAGGGCGTCGTCCACGACGTCCGCGGGCGCGGCAGCGGCTGCCTTCGCACCGGCGGTGACGGGCAGGCTCACGGGCGGCTTCACGGGAAGGTCGGGCGCGGGGAGATCCGGGGCCGGAAGGTCCGGAGCCGGGAGATCCGGGGCCGGGAGATCCGGGGCCGGAAGGTCCGGAGCCGGAAGGTCCGGAGCCGGAAGGTCCGGAGCGGGGGTGTCCGGCAGCGGGGCCGGGGCCGATTCCTTGGCCTGTTCGACGGCCGCCGCGATCTTCGTCTTGAGGGCGTCGGCGTCGGCCGCGGGCAGCTGGCCCGCGTCGGCCTTGAGAGCGGCGGTGACCAGTTCGGTCACGGGGGTCGTCACGGAGCCGAGATCTCCGAGCGCCTCGGCCTGGGTCAGCAGGGCGGCGGCTTCGGGGAGGGGCGCGCGGGCGGCACGGTCGGCCGCGGGGGACGGATGGTGTTCGCCGGCGGCGGCGGTTCCCGCCGCGCCGAGGGTGATGGCGGCGGATATCGCCAGGGCGGTGATTCGGCGTGTGGCCAGGGGACGCACTTGTGTTCCTTTTCCTGATGCGTCGGACAACTTCCCTCCCACCGTGCCTGCGGGTATAGCCCTCCGCAACCGGGGAACTACTGAGCGCCACGTCTCCGTTCGAGTGAATCACCCTGCCCGGCCTGCCCCCCGGAGGGGCGTACGCCGTTGCACCGAACGGCGCACGACGGTGCGGCCGAACGAGTAGCCCACCAGTCCCCGCAAGGGAAAAAGCCGGTGCGCCCACCCCGGTCGGGGTGGGCGCACCGGCTTCGGAAGGACCGATCCGCTGTGCGAGATCAGACGTTGGCGCAGAAGTTGCCGAAGGTCGGGTTCAGCGCGCCGATGACGCTGACGGTGTTGCCGCAGACGTTGACCGGGATGTGCACCGGGACCTGGACGACGTTGCCGGAGCCGACACCCGGGGACTTCACGGCCGCGCCCTCGGCGATCGAGTCGGCGGCGGCGACACCGGCGGCACCGGCGACGGCGGCGGCGGCACCCACGGTCAGGACAACGGCCTTGGCGATACGGGACATGGAGAAGAGCTCCTCGATCGAATTCATCCAACTCGGACTGCGCGGACTGTTCGGCCCGGCTCTCTCAACAACGCATCGGGCTTTCATCGGTTGCTCTCCCGAACGGGTGACGTTCAACCGATCTTTGGGCCATAAGAGGGCCATTGGAGCGACTGGGCGTGGAATGGCGCAACACGCTCAACGAGGAACCGGCCGCCCGGATACGGGAGTTAGCGTTTCCGAGCATCTAATGCTTACTATCGCCCCGCGTCGGGGTTATAACGTTCCCGAACGTTGCTTCCGGGCCGGCCGCGCGTTCACCCATTTCGTGCGGACGACACCTCCCCCTCTCCCGGCCTTCTCGGGTCTTCCCCTCCTCCTCCCATCAAAGCGGAGAACCTC includes:
- a CDS encoding chaplin, yielding MSRIAKAAAVLAGTGAVALSGAGLAVADSGAEAVAAHSPGVASGNVVQVPVHVPVNLCGNTVNVIGLLNPAFGNTCINADGHGHGDGGYGG
- a CDS encoding tyrosinase family protein, which encodes MVYTRKNQRDLTGAERRKFVAAVLELKRTGAYDEFVRTHIDHYTADGEGRLRTAHMAPSFLPWHRRFLLEFEKALRRIDGTVSVPYWDWTRDNSPASSIWGEDFMGGNGRRADLQVMTGPFAHSSGRWNVTHAMSETRFLTRDFGRPRDPVALPTQAQLDEVMRERVYDVAPWNSTSASGFRNRLEGWASGQGNERFRIHNRVHRWVGGLMLGGGSVNDPVFWLHHSFVDLVWSRWQQRNPGAAYLPAEPPPLGDAQYRKVISRHQPMEPWGVTPAELFDHSRIYRYA
- a CDS encoding chaplin; protein product: MSRIAKAVVLTVGAAAAVAGAAGVAAADSIAEGAAVKSPGVGSGNVVQVPVHIPVNVCGNTVSVIGALNPTFGNFCANV